Proteins found in one Hypericibacter terrae genomic segment:
- the rplQ gene encoding 50S ribosomal protein L17, with translation MRHGMSGRKLNRTSSHRKAMFANMAAALIKHEQIKTTLPKAKDLRPIVEKLITLGKRGGLHARRQVLATMRDEVQTRKLFDTLAERYKGRAGGYTRVLKAGFRFGDNAPMAIIELVDRDPAAKGLDSGPSQQVSEGDEQQPEA, from the coding sequence ATGCGTCACGGTATGAGCGGCCGCAAACTCAATCGGACCAGCAGCCACCGCAAGGCCATGTTCGCCAATATGGCGGCGGCGCTGATCAAGCATGAGCAGATCAAGACCACCTTGCCGAAGGCCAAGGATCTCCGGCCGATCGTCGAGAAGCTGATCACGCTGGGCAAGCGGGGCGGGCTCCATGCCCGCCGCCAGGTCCTGGCGACGATGCGCGACGAGGTGCAGACCCGCAAGCTGTTCGACACCCTGGCCGAGCGCTACAAGGGCCGCGCCGGCGGCTATACGCGCGTGCTCAAGGCGGGGTTCCGGTTCGGCGACAACGCGCCGATGGCCATCATCGAGCTGGTCGATCGCGACCCTGCGGCCAAGGGCCTGGATTCGGGTCCCAGCCAGCAGGTCAGCGAGGGCGACGAGCAGCAGCCCGAGGCCTGA
- the rpsM gene encoding 30S ribosomal protein S13, producing the protein MARIAGVNIPTQKRVLIALTYIHGIGNAKAKEIIDKVGIPADRRVHQLTDDDVVRIREVIDRDYRVEGDLRREVAMNIKRLMDLGCYRGLRHRKGLPVRGQRTHTNARTRKGPAKSIAGKKKAV; encoded by the coding sequence GTGGCGCGTATTGCGGGCGTCAATATCCCGACGCAAAAGCGTGTCCTGATTGCCCTGACCTATATTCATGGCATCGGAAACGCCAAGGCCAAGGAAATCATCGACAAAGTCGGTATTCCGGCCGATCGGCGGGTGCATCAGCTGACGGACGACGATGTCGTTCGCATCCGCGAGGTCATCGATCGTGACTATCGCGTCGAGGGCGATCTGCGTCGTGAAGTCGCGATGAACATCAAGCGGCTGATGGACCTTGGTTGCTACCGTGGCTTGCGCCATCGCAAGGGTCTGCCGGTGCGCGGTCAGCGCACCCATACCAATGCGCGTACCCGCAAGGGTCCGGCCAAGTCGATCGCCGGCAAGAAAAAGGCCGTCTAA
- the rplR gene encoding 50S ribosomal protein L18, with protein sequence MAKPEALFARRQRRNRVAIRRKSDRPRLSVFRSGQHIYAQVIDDTKGVTVAAASSLDKDVREGLKTGANKQAAEAVGKLVAKRALDAGIKEVVFDRGGYLFHGRVKALADAAREGGLSF encoded by the coding sequence ATGGCCAAGCCAGAAGCATTGTTCGCGCGCCGTCAGCGCCGAAACCGGGTTGCGATCCGCCGCAAGAGCGACCGTCCGCGTCTGTCGGTGTTCCGCTCGGGGCAGCATATCTATGCCCAGGTCATCGACGACACCAAGGGCGTCACGGTCGCGGCCGCGTCCAGCCTGGACAAGGATGTCCGCGAGGGCCTCAAGACCGGCGCCAACAAGCAGGCGGCCGAGGCCGTCGGCAAGCTGGTGGCCAAGCGTGCGCTCGATGCCGGGATCAAGGAAGTCGTGTTCGACCGCGGCGGTTATCTGTTTCATGGCCGGGTGAAAGCCCTGGCCGACGCCGCCCGCGAGGGCGGTCTCAGCTTCTAG
- the rplO gene encoding 50S ribosomal protein L15, whose protein sequence is MKLNQLRDNPGARKNPIRVGRGIGSGKGKTGGRGGKGQTARTGVAINGFEGGQMPMYRRLPKRGFNNIFRQDYVAVNLGRVQAAIAAGKLDAGKPIDGKALKAAGVTTRVKDGISLLAQGELTTKATFKVARASKAAIAAVEKAGGTVVVTKPAVEAETKAAG, encoded by the coding sequence ATGAAGCTCAATCAGCTCAGGGACAATCCGGGCGCCCGCAAGAACCCCATCCGCGTCGGCCGCGGCATCGGTTCGGGCAAGGGCAAGACCGGCGGGCGCGGCGGCAAGGGCCAGACCGCGCGTACCGGCGTCGCCATCAACGGCTTCGAAGGCGGCCAGATGCCGATGTACCGGCGTCTGCCCAAGCGCGGCTTCAACAACATCTTCCGCCAGGACTATGTGGCGGTGAATCTGGGCCGGGTCCAGGCCGCGATCGCGGCCGGCAAGCTCGATGCCGGCAAGCCCATCGACGGCAAGGCCCTCAAGGCCGCCGGCGTCACCACCCGGGTGAAGGACGGCATTTCGCTCCTGGCCCAGGGCGAGCTCACGACCAAGGCGACCTTCAAGGTTGCCCGCGCCTCGAAGGCGGCCATCGCCGCGGTCGAGAAGGCGGGCGGCACGGTCGTCGTCACGAAGCCCGCCGTCGAGGCAGAAACCAAGGCAGCGGGCTGA
- a CDS encoding replication-associated recombination protein A, producing MTNLFESQAPRPLADRLRPQSLDEVVGQDHLLGPEGPVGRMVATGRISSMILWGPPGCGKTTLARLIAARSDMQFEPLSAVFSGVADLRKVFEAAKGRRSVGRGTLLFVDEIHRFNRAQQDGFLPYVEDGTVTLVGATTENPSFELNGALLSRCQVFVLRRLDDEALEKLLARAEAVEGRALPVAPEAREALRAMADGDGRYLLNMAEELFRLPAKTPLDVAGLAAAVQRRMPLYDKAQESHYNLISALHKSLRGSDADAALYWFARMLVGGEDPLYVARRMVRFAAEDVGLADPDALLQALAAWDTYERLGSPEGELALAQCVLYLATAPKSNAAYRAFGAAQRAARETGSLMPPKHILNAPTRLMRNLGYAKGYEYDHDTEEGFSGQNYFPDGMARSEFYQPVERGFEREIRKRLDYWAKLRNRAQGQREE from the coding sequence ATGACAAATCTATTCGAGAGCCAGGCGCCGCGCCCGCTGGCCGACCGGCTGCGACCGCAGTCGCTCGACGAGGTGGTCGGGCAGGATCATCTGCTGGGGCCGGAGGGTCCCGTCGGCCGCATGGTCGCCACCGGACGGATCTCTTCGATGATCCTCTGGGGCCCGCCCGGTTGCGGCAAGACCACGCTGGCCCGCCTCATCGCGGCGCGCAGCGACATGCAGTTCGAGCCTTTGTCCGCCGTCTTCTCCGGTGTCGCCGATCTGCGCAAGGTCTTCGAGGCGGCCAAGGGCCGGCGCAGCGTCGGTCGCGGCACGCTGCTCTTCGTCGACGAGATCCATCGCTTCAACCGCGCGCAGCAGGACGGCTTCCTCCCCTATGTCGAGGACGGCACCGTGACGCTGGTCGGTGCCACGACCGAAAACCCGTCCTTCGAGCTCAATGGCGCCTTGCTGTCGCGCTGCCAGGTCTTCGTGCTGCGCCGGCTCGATGACGAGGCCCTGGAGAAACTGCTGGCTCGGGCCGAGGCCGTCGAGGGCCGGGCGCTGCCGGTGGCGCCCGAGGCGCGCGAGGCCTTGCGCGCCATGGCGGACGGCGACGGCCGCTATCTCCTCAACATGGCCGAGGAACTGTTCCGACTGCCGGCGAAGACGCCGCTCGATGTGGCGGGATTGGCCGCGGCCGTCCAGCGCCGGATGCCGCTCTACGACAAGGCGCAGGAGAGCCATTACAACCTGATCAGCGCCTTGCATAAATCCTTGCGCGGCTCGGATGCGGACGCGGCGCTCTATTGGTTCGCGCGCATGCTGGTGGGCGGCGAGGATCCGCTCTATGTCGCGCGGCGCATGGTGCGTTTCGCGGCGGAGGATGTCGGGCTGGCCGATCCGGACGCGCTTCTGCAAGCGCTGGCGGCCTGGGACACCTATGAACGATTGGGATCTCCCGAGGGCGAACTCGCGCTGGCGCAATGCGTGCTCTATCTGGCGACCGCACCCAAATCTAATGCCGCCTACCGGGCCTTCGGCGCGGCGCAGCGGGCGGCCCGCGAGACCGGCTCGCTGATGCCGCCCAAGCATATCCTGAACGCGCCCACGCGGCTCATGCGCAATCTGGGTTACGCCAAGGGCTATGAGTACGATCACGACACCGAGGAGGGTTTCTCGGGTCAGAACTATTTCCCCGACGGCATGGCCCGCAGCGAGTTCTATCAACCGGTCGAGCGCGGCTTCGAGCGTGAGATCCGCAAGCGGCTCGATTATTGGGCCAAGCTGCGCAACCGCGCCCAGGGCCAGCGCGAAGAATAG
- a CDS encoding RluA family pseudouridine synthase yields the protein MSSVESITIDRDEAEQRLDRWFKRRFPELTHGRLEKLLRTGQVRVDGKRIKANHRLEPGQVVRVPPLAAPGGEAAPRERTESKSRKSDLASARLGEELRRRILHRDDWLLVIDKPAGLAVQGGTETTVHLDGALDELRFGSEERPRLVHRLDKDTSGVLVLARTARAAAKLAELFRGREVHKLYWAAVIGLPQPLSGRIDLALSKQPGQSGERVRPDQEEGQRAVTYYRTVEHIGRKAAWLALRPETGRTHQLRAHCAALGTPILGDGKYGGAGAFLPGKEISRQLHLHARALEFPHPAGKIFRVSAPLPPHMVATWKFLGFSISSGPANREEFEF from the coding sequence ATGAGCAGCGTGGAATCGATCACCATCGACCGGGACGAGGCGGAGCAGCGGCTCGATCGCTGGTTCAAGCGCCGCTTTCCCGAGCTGACGCATGGCCGGCTGGAGAAGCTGCTGCGCACCGGCCAGGTGCGGGTCGATGGCAAGCGCATCAAGGCCAACCATCGCCTCGAGCCTGGTCAGGTCGTGCGCGTGCCGCCGCTGGCGGCACCCGGCGGCGAAGCGGCCCCGCGTGAGCGGACGGAATCGAAGTCCCGCAAGTCCGATCTCGCCTCGGCGCGGCTGGGCGAGGAACTGCGCCGCCGGATCCTGCATCGCGACGATTGGCTGCTCGTGATCGACAAGCCCGCCGGGCTTGCCGTGCAGGGGGGCACGGAAACCACGGTGCATCTCGACGGCGCGCTCGACGAGCTGCGTTTCGGCAGCGAGGAACGGCCGCGCCTGGTCCACCGTCTCGACAAGGATACGAGCGGCGTACTGGTGCTGGCGCGCACGGCCCGCGCCGCGGCCAAGCTCGCGGAGCTGTTTCGCGGGCGCGAGGTGCACAAGCTCTATTGGGCGGCCGTGATCGGCTTGCCGCAGCCGTTGTCGGGCCGGATCGATCTCGCCTTGTCGAAGCAGCCCGGCCAGAGCGGCGAACGGGTCCGCCCCGACCAGGAGGAAGGCCAGCGCGCCGTCACCTACTACCGCACGGTCGAGCATATCGGCCGCAAGGCGGCCTGGCTCGCCTTGCGGCCGGAAACCGGACGCACCCATCAGTTGCGCGCCCATTGCGCGGCCTTGGGCACGCCGATCCTGGGCGACGGAAAATACGGCGGGGCCGGGGCCTTTCTGCCGGGGAAGGAAATCTCGCGTCAGCTTCATCTCCATGCCCGCGCCCTCGAATTTCCGCATCCGGCCGGCAAGATCTTCCGCGTCAGCGCGCCCTTGCCGCCGCATATGGTCGCGACTTGGAAGTTTCTGGGATTCTCCATCTCCTCGGGACCGGCGAACCGCGAGGAGTTCGAGTTCTAA
- the rpsK gene encoding 30S ribosomal protein S11 has translation MVKAATARPRRKERKNITSGVAHVNASFNNTMITITDAQGNTVAWASSGSLGFKGSRKSTPYAAQVAADAAARKAMEHGVKTLEVEVKGPGSGRESALRALQGAGFTITSIKDVTPIPHNGCRPPKRRRV, from the coding sequence ATGGTCAAGGCAGCCACCGCGCGCCCGCGTCGCAAAGAGCGTAAGAACATTACCTCTGGCGTCGCGCATGTGAATGCGAGCTTCAACAATACGATGATCACCATCACCGACGCGCAGGGCAATACCGTGGCCTGGGCGTCGTCGGGGAGCCTCGGCTTCAAGGGCTCGCGCAAATCCACGCCCTATGCCGCGCAGGTTGCCGCCGACGCGGCGGCGCGCAAGGCGATGGAGCATGGCGTGAAGACTTTGGAAGTCGAGGTGAAGGGCCCGGGTTCGGGTCGCGAGTCCGCGCTGCGCGCGTTGCAGGGTGCCGGCTTCACCATCACCTCGATCAAGGACGTGACGCCGATTCCGCATAACGGATGCCGCCCGCCCAAGCGCCGGCGCGTCTGA
- the secY gene encoding preprotein translocase subunit SecY, producing MASAAEQLAANINFSAFSKATELKNRIWFTLGALIVYRLGTYIPLPGIDPGVLQDVFKQHATGVLGIFDMFSGGALGRMTIFALNIMPYISASIIMQLLSSISPTLEAMKKEGEAGRKKINQYTRIGTVILAALQAYGIAVGIEGMSSGGHGAVADPGMFFRISVMITLTGGTIFLMWLGEQITSRGVGNGVSLIIFSGIVANLPAAMVRTLELGRTGALSTFLIIVILIVAVVTIATLVFFERAQRRLVVQYPKRQVGNKMYGGDSSHLPLKLNSAGVIPPIFASSLLLLPLTVASFGAQGGPDWLQPITRVLAHGQPLYMALYVGLIVFFTFFYTAIVFNPVDTAENLKKYGGFIPGIRPGRPTAEYINYVLTRITVLGAAYISIICLLPEILISQYALPFYFGGTSLMIVVSVTMDTVAQVHSHLLAHQYEGLIKKSKLKGRRG from the coding sequence ATGGCATCAGCCGCCGAACAGCTCGCCGCCAATATCAACTTTTCCGCCTTCTCGAAGGCGACAGAGCTCAAGAACCGCATCTGGTTCACCCTGGGCGCTCTGATCGTCTATCGGCTGGGCACCTATATTCCGCTGCCGGGTATCGATCCCGGCGTGCTGCAGGACGTGTTCAAGCAGCATGCCACGGGCGTGCTGGGCATTTTCGACATGTTCTCGGGCGGCGCGCTCGGGCGCATGACCATCTTCGCGCTGAACATCATGCCGTACATCTCGGCATCGATCATCATGCAGCTCCTCTCCAGCATCTCGCCCACGCTCGAGGCGATGAAGAAGGAGGGTGAAGCCGGCCGCAAGAAGATCAACCAATATACCCGCATCGGCACGGTGATCCTGGCGGCCCTGCAAGCCTACGGCATCGCGGTCGGCATCGAAGGCATGAGTTCCGGCGGCCATGGCGCGGTCGCGGATCCGGGGATGTTCTTCCGCATCTCGGTCATGATCACGCTGACCGGCGGCACCATTTTCCTGATGTGGCTGGGCGAACAGATCACCTCGCGCGGCGTCGGCAACGGCGTGTCGCTGATCATCTTCTCCGGGATCGTCGCCAACCTGCCGGCGGCTATGGTCCGGACCCTGGAACTCGGCCGCACCGGTGCGCTCTCGACCTTCCTCATCATCGTCATCCTGATCGTCGCGGTCGTGACGATCGCCACCCTGGTGTTCTTCGAACGCGCCCAGCGGCGGCTGGTGGTGCAGTATCCGAAGCGCCAGGTCGGCAACAAGATGTATGGCGGCGACAGCTCGCATCTGCCGCTCAAGCTCAACAGCGCCGGCGTCATTCCGCCGATCTTCGCGAGCTCGCTGCTGCTGCTGCCCCTGACGGTCGCCAGCTTCGGCGCCCAGGGCGGCCCGGACTGGCTGCAGCCGATCACCCGCGTGCTGGCCCACGGCCAGCCGCTCTATATGGCCCTCTATGTCGGGCTGATCGTGTTCTTCACCTTCTTCTACACGGCGATCGTCTTCAATCCGGTCGATACCGCGGAGAACCTGAAGAAATATGGCGGCTTCATCCCGGGCATCCGGCCGGGCCGGCCGACGGCCGAGTACATCAACTATGTGCTGACGCGAATCACGGTTCTGGGCGCGGCCTACATCTCGATCATCTGTCTCCTGCCCGAGATTCTGATCTCGCAATATGCGCTGCCGTTCTACTTCGGCGGCACCAGCCTGATGATCGTGGTCTCGGTCACGATGGATACCGTCGCGCAGGTGCATTCGCACCTGCTGGCGCACCAGTATGAAGGGCTCATCAAGAAGTCGAAGCTCAAGGGGCGGCGGGGATGA
- a CDS encoding DegQ family serine endoprotease: protein MRPLRPARRLTILWFTVCACCAFMTGSLRADEPAVPSSREQITLSFAPLVKQVEPAVVNIYTRAVVQQRTSPLFNDPFFRQFFGDALGQPSQRTQNSLGSGVIVRSDGLVVTNVHVIEGAQEIKVVLSDGREFSATLVTSDDQSDLALLKVDPEGAALPVLPLGDSDALEVGDLVLAIGNPFGVGQTVTSGIVSALARTRVGISDYGFFIQTDAAINPGNSGGALVTMDGKLAGINTAIVSRSGGSVGIGFAIPANMVKSVIDAAGNGGRIVRPWIGATGQPVTAELAQGFGLAKPGGVVINNLYDGGPAQRAGLKVGDIVTAINDRAVEDPGALRFRLATLPIGSTATLTVLRKGQSLEIPIPLTQAPETPPRDETLVEGRTPLMGAYLANLSPALAEEVGMSGVWSGVILTKIDNGSPAAQVGFRPGDILLKINEVPCPDVKTTLDQLAQRSVHWKITVKRGDRVQTLDLG, encoded by the coding sequence ATGCGTCCGTTGCGTCCGGCCCGCCGCCTGACGATTCTCTGGTTCACGGTCTGCGCCTGCTGCGCATTCATGACCGGCAGCCTGCGCGCCGACGAGCCGGCCGTCCCGAGCTCGCGCGAACAGATCACGCTGTCCTTCGCGCCCCTGGTGAAGCAGGTCGAGCCCGCGGTTGTGAACATCTATACGCGCGCCGTGGTGCAGCAGCGGACCTCGCCGCTCTTCAACGATCCCTTCTTCCGCCAGTTCTTCGGCGACGCCTTGGGCCAGCCCTCGCAGCGGACGCAGAATTCGCTGGGCTCCGGCGTCATCGTCCGCAGCGACGGACTGGTGGTGACCAACGTCCATGTGATCGAGGGCGCGCAGGAGATCAAGGTCGTCCTCAGCGACGGCCGCGAGTTCTCGGCGACGCTCGTCACCAGCGACGACCAGAGCGACCTGGCGTTGCTGAAGGTCGATCCCGAAGGGGCGGCGCTGCCGGTGCTGCCCCTCGGCGATTCCGATGCGCTCGAAGTCGGCGACCTGGTGCTGGCGATCGGCAATCCCTTCGGCGTCGGCCAGACCGTGACCAGCGGCATCGTCTCCGCGCTCGCGCGCACGCGCGTCGGCATCTCCGACTATGGCTTCTTCATCCAGACCGATGCCGCCATCAATCCCGGCAATTCCGGCGGTGCGCTCGTGACGATGGACGGCAAGCTCGCCGGCATCAACACGGCGATCGTCTCGCGTAGCGGCGGGTCGGTGGGGATCGGCTTCGCCATCCCGGCCAACATGGTCAAGTCGGTCATCGATGCGGCGGGCAATGGCGGACGGATCGTGCGGCCCTGGATCGGCGCCACCGGCCAGCCCGTCACCGCGGAACTGGCGCAGGGTTTCGGCCTGGCGAAGCCCGGCGGCGTCGTCATCAACAATCTCTATGACGGCGGTCCGGCGCAGCGGGCGGGCCTGAAGGTCGGCGACATCGTGACGGCCATCAACGACCGCGCGGTCGAGGATCCCGGTGCGCTGCGATTCCGTCTGGCGACCCTGCCGATCGGCAGCACGGCGACCCTGACGGTGCTGCGCAAAGGGCAGTCGCTCGAGATTCCCATTCCGCTGACCCAGGCCCCCGAGACGCCGCCGCGCGACGAAACCCTGGTCGAGGGCCGCACGCCGCTGATGGGGGCCTATCTCGCCAATCTTTCGCCGGCCCTGGCGGAGGAGGTGGGAATGTCGGGAGTCTGGTCGGGCGTGATCCTGACGAAGATCGACAATGGCAGCCCGGCGGCGCAGGTCGGGTTCCGCCCGGGAGACATCCTGCTCAAGATCAACGAAGTGCCCTGTCCCGACGTCAAGACGACGCTCGATCAACTGGCTCAGCGCTCGGTCCATTGGAAGATCACGGTCAAGCGCGGCGACCGCGTTCAGACGCTCGATCTGGGATGA
- a CDS encoding adenylate kinase, whose protein sequence is MNLILLGPPGAGKGTQAKRLETTRGLVQLSTGDMLRQAVASGSALGQQAKKVMEAGQLMPDEIIIAMIAERIAAPEARKGIVLDGFPRTEAQAEALDKMLAQGGRKLDAVIELAVDEEALIERISGRFTCAKCGTGYHDKFHPPKKPGICDVCGSTEFVRRKDDNPETLKARLVAYRAQTAPIVPYYRRKGLLKLVDGMAAPDQVTREIETILNGIAAA, encoded by the coding sequence ATGAACCTGATTCTCCTGGGCCCGCCGGGGGCGGGGAAGGGCACCCAGGCCAAGCGGCTCGAGACGACGCGGGGGCTGGTGCAGCTATCGACCGGCGACATGCTGCGCCAGGCCGTGGCGTCGGGCAGTGCCTTGGGGCAGCAGGCCAAGAAGGTGATGGAAGCGGGCCAGCTCATGCCCGACGAGATCATCATCGCCATGATCGCCGAGCGGATTGCCGCACCGGAGGCCCGCAAGGGCATTGTGCTGGACGGTTTTCCGCGGACCGAGGCCCAGGCCGAGGCCCTGGACAAGATGCTGGCCCAGGGCGGCCGGAAGCTCGATGCGGTGATCGAGCTGGCGGTCGACGAGGAGGCGCTGATCGAGCGCATTTCGGGCCGTTTCACCTGTGCCAAATGCGGCACGGGCTACCACGACAAGTTTCATCCCCCGAAGAAGCCGGGGATTTGCGATGTTTGCGGCTCGACCGAGTTCGTCCGCCGCAAGGACGATAATCCGGAGACCCTGAAGGCGCGGCTGGTGGCCTATCGGGCGCAGACCGCGCCGATCGTGCCTTACTACCGGCGCAAGGGTCTCTTGAAGCTAGTCGACGGGATGGCGGCTCCGGATCAGGTGACCCGGGAGATCGAGACCATCCTGAATGGGATTGCGGCGGCCTAA
- a CDS encoding DNA-directed RNA polymerase subunit alpha: protein MLQKNWTELIKPNKLAVEPGTDPKRFATVVAEPLERGFGLTLGNALRRVLLSSLQGAAVTSVQIENVLHEFSSIPGVREDVTDIVLNIKGMGLKMHGEGPKRMRLVAEGPGEVRAGMIQTGHDIEIMNPDLVLCTLDQGANVKMEFTVDTGKGYMAAAVSRLEDSPIGLIPVDALFSPVKKVSYKVDNSRVGQVTDYDKLSMQVETNGAIAPEDAVALAARILQDQLQLFINFEEPSAVREEIRTAEPPFNKNLLRKVDELELSVRSANCLKNDNIVYIGDLVQKTEAEMLRTPNFGRKSLNEIKEVLAQMGLHLGMEIPNWPPENIEDLAKRLDEPY, encoded by the coding sequence GTGTTGCAGAAAAACTGGACCGAGCTCATTAAGCCGAACAAGCTGGCCGTCGAGCCCGGCACTGACCCCAAGCGCTTTGCCACCGTGGTGGCCGAGCCGCTCGAACGTGGCTTTGGCCTGACCCTCGGCAACGCGCTGCGTCGCGTGCTGCTGTCGTCGCTGCAGGGTGCGGCCGTCACCTCGGTGCAGATCGAGAACGTGCTGCATGAATTCTCGTCGATCCCGGGTGTGCGCGAGGACGTGACCGACATCGTCCTCAACATCAAGGGCATGGGCCTGAAGATGCATGGCGAAGGCCCGAAGCGCATGCGCCTCGTGGCCGAAGGCCCGGGCGAAGTGCGCGCCGGCATGATTCAGACCGGCCATGACATCGAGATCATGAATCCCGATCTCGTGCTCTGCACCCTCGACCAGGGCGCGAACGTGAAGATGGAATTCACCGTCGACACGGGGAAAGGCTACATGGCCGCGGCCGTCAGCCGCCTGGAAGATTCACCGATCGGCCTGATCCCGGTCGATGCGCTGTTCAGCCCGGTCAAGAAGGTGTCTTACAAGGTCGACAACAGCCGCGTCGGCCAGGTCACCGATTATGACAAGCTCTCGATGCAGGTCGAGACCAACGGCGCGATCGCCCCTGAAGATGCCGTGGCGCTCGCCGCGCGCATCCTGCAGGACCAGCTCCAGCTCTTCATCAATTTCGAAGAGCCGAGCGCCGTGCGCGAGGAGATCCGGACGGCCGAGCCGCCCTTCAACAAGAATCTCCTGCGCAAGGTCGACGAGCTCGAGCTGTCGGTCCGTTCGGCGAACTGCCTGAAGAACGACAACATCGTCTATATCGGCGATCTGGTTCAGAAGACCGAGGCCGAGATGCTGCGGACGCCGAATTTCGGCCGCAAGTCGCTCAACGAGATCAAGGAAGTGCTGGCGCAGATGGGCCTCCATCTCGGCATGGAGATCCCGAACTGGCCGCCGGAGAACATCGAAGACCTGGCGAAGCGGCTCGACGAGCCGTACTGA
- the rpsE gene encoding 30S ribosomal protein S5, producing MARAEKSGRRDRERGPRGEESELIEKLVGINRVAKVVKGGRRFGFAAIVVVGDGKGRVGHGSGKAREVPEAIRKATEQAKRAMVRVPLREGRTLHHDIIGHYGAGRVVLRAAVPGTGIIAGGPIRAIFEALGVADVVAKSVGTSNPHNMIKAAFDALTRSSSPRSVAARRGRKVSDILGKRAEGADARE from the coding sequence ATGGCACGTGCCGAAAAGTCAGGGCGCCGCGATCGCGAGCGCGGTCCGCGCGGCGAAGAATCCGAGCTGATCGAAAAGCTGGTCGGGATCAACCGCGTCGCCAAGGTGGTGAAGGGCGGCCGTCGGTTCGGCTTCGCCGCCATCGTCGTGGTCGGCGACGGCAAGGGCCGCGTCGGCCATGGCTCCGGCAAGGCGCGTGAAGTGCCCGAGGCCATCCGCAAGGCGACCGAGCAGGCCAAGCGCGCCATGGTGCGCGTGCCGCTGCGCGAAGGCCGCACGCTGCATCACGACATCATCGGCCATTACGGCGCCGGTCGGGTCGTGCTGCGCGCCGCGGTGCCCGGCACCGGCATCATCGCGGGCGGTCCGATCCGCGCCATCTTCGAGGCGCTCGGCGTCGCGGACGTGGTGGCGAAGTCGGTCGGCACCTCCAACCCGCACAACATGATCAAGGCGGCGTTCGATGCGCTCACCCGCAGCAGCTCGCCGCGTTCGGTGGCCGCGCGCCGCGGTCGTAAGGTCAGCGACATTCTGGGCAAGCGCGCCGAAGGCGCGGATGCCCGCGAATAA
- the rpmD gene encoding 50S ribosomal protein L30 has translation MAEKKAAGKKAQVKVTQIGSPIGREDGQRRTLIGLGLNKMGRSRVLEDTPAVRGMIQRVHHLVRVDDQQG, from the coding sequence ATGGCTGAGAAGAAGGCGGCGGGCAAGAAGGCCCAAGTCAAGGTGACCCAGATCGGGAGCCCGATCGGTCGCGAGGATGGCCAGCGCCGCACCCTCATCGGCCTGGGGCTCAACAAGATGGGCCGCAGCCGAGTGCTGGAGGATACGCCCGCGGTTCGCGGCATGATCCAGCGCGTGCATCACCTGGTTCGGGTGGACGACCAGCAGGGCTGA
- a CDS encoding HAD-IA family hydrolase, protein MSHRFKLIMFDCDGTLVDSQHTIVAAMASAWRSLDLREPEPAAIRRVVGLTLETAIAALQPDVGEQMLAKLATAFRREAVAARQSDSFQEPLFPGILEAIAAIEGPDVVFGIATGKNLRGLRHTLEAHGLTERFVTLQTADRAPSKPHPAMLNQAMAEMGVDPASTVLIGDTSFDMEMAYNAGTAGIGAGWGYHEPADLARAGAGRVIMRPEDLPMALANYGER, encoded by the coding sequence ATGTCGCATCGTTTCAAACTGATCATGTTCGACTGCGACGGCACGCTCGTGGACAGTCAGCACACGATCGTCGCGGCGATGGCCTCGGCCTGGCGCTCGCTCGACCTGCGCGAGCCCGAACCGGCGGCGATACGCCGCGTGGTCGGCCTGACGCTGGAGACGGCGATCGCGGCGCTCCAACCCGATGTCGGCGAACAGATGCTGGCGAAGCTCGCCACGGCCTTCCGCCGCGAGGCCGTGGCGGCGCGACAAAGCGACAGCTTTCAGGAGCCGCTCTTTCCTGGGATTCTCGAGGCGATCGCCGCGATCGAGGGCCCGGACGTGGTGTTCGGCATCGCCACCGGCAAAAATCTGCGCGGGTTGCGCCATACGCTCGAGGCGCACGGGCTGACGGAGCGCTTCGTCACCCTGCAGACCGCTGATCGGGCGCCCAGCAAACCGCATCCGGCCATGCTGAATCAGGCCATGGCGGAAATGGGTGTCGATCCGGCCTCGACAGTGCTGATCGGAGACACCAGTTTCGACATGGAAATGGCCTATAATGCGGGTACGGCTGGTATCGGCGCCGGTTGGGGCTATCATGAGCCCGCGGACCTTGCCCGCGCCGGCGCCGGCCGGGTCATTATGCGGCCGGAAGATCTGCCCATGGCACTCGCCAATTACGGGGAACGGTGA